In Buchnera aphidicola (Floraphis choui), the genomic stretch AAGAAACTACTATAATTTCTGATGAAGAAAATCGCATACTTTTACCTTCAATAGTAAACTATAGTCATTCTAAACCTATTGTAGGATGGCCTGCTAAAAATATGGTTATAAGCGATCCCATTAATACAATAACTTCAATAAAACGCTTAATCGGGCATTCTTTAGAAGAAATCAAAAAATTATATCCTCATTTACCTTATCACTTTAAAAAAAATAAAAACAATACTGTTTCATTTATTATAAATAATCACATAATAAGTACTATTAACGTATCAAATCAAATTTTTAACAAATTAAAAAAACGTGCAGTGTCTTTATTTAATAAAGAAATAAATGGAGTAGTGATTACTGTCCCAGCAAATTTTAATGATATACAAAGACAAGAAATAAAAAAATCAGCAGAACTTTCAGGTTTAAATGTATTGCGTTTAATAAATGAACCCACTGCAGCAGCAATTGCATACGGACTGCAATTAAAAGAAAAAGGAATTATTGCAATATACGATTTAGGTGGAGGAACATTCGATATTTCCATACTAAACTTAGATAATAATATCTTTGAAGTATTATCTACTTCTGGTAGTACTAATTTAGGAGGAGATGATATCGATTATTTATTATTCAATTACATAAAAAATAAAATCATACCATTTCAATTAAATGATATATCATCAGAAAAAGAACTATTAAATCTTGCCCAATCAATTAAAATTCAATTAAGTTCTAAATATTATGTAACTGCTGCATTTAAATCACATAATTTTTGTATTACTCGAATGGAGTTTAATAACATAATTCAACCTATTATTTCAGAAACATTAATTATCTGTAGAAATTCATTAAAAGCTGCTAAAATTTCCATAAATAACGTAAACTTTATTGTTTTAGTAGGAGGATCAACATATATCCCAGCAATAAGACAGCATGTCACAAAATATTTTAAAAAATCTCCTTTATTTTCAATTAATCCAGAACAAGTTGTAGTCGTAGGAGCAGCTATCCAAGCTAATATGCTAACCAAAGAAAATAAAAAAAATAATATTATATTATTAGATGTAATTCCTTTATCATTAGGCATTGAAATAATGGGAAATATGGTTGAAAAAATAATTTTCAAAAATACTAAACTTCCTATTTCACAAACAAGACAATTTACAACTTTTAAAGATAAACAAAAATCTATATTAATTCACATTTTGCAAGGAGAAGGAAATTTAGTACATGATTGCCAATCTTTATCGAAATTTGTACTAACAGAAATACCAGAAAAACCAGCTGGAAAAATAATTATTATTGTAAAATTTCAAATAGACGTCAGTGGTTTATTAACTGTTACAGCTAAAATAAAATCGACAAAAATTAAAAAAAATATATTAGTTAATCCTATTTATAAATTAAATACATTATAAATTTATAACAAAAAAATAAATAATCTTCGTATAAATCATAAAAATATCATATAATTTATTTATATATATCAAAAATACAAATAATTGATTGTTCAAAAGAATCATTTTATTCACAATAAAAGTTTTATTAATACATTTAAAAAAATCAATATAACTAATTAAAATATAAGACTATACATACTATGCCAAAAATTACATTTCTACCTCATAAAATATTATTACCAAAAGGCGGGACCTTTTACGCTAAAGAAGGAGAAACAATTTTAGAAGTTGCACTAAAAAATAACATAAATATTGAACATTCTTGCAATAGAGCTTGTGTATGTACTACATGTCATTGCTTTATAAAAAAAGGATATTCTTCTTTATCAATATGTCAAGAAGAAGAAGAAGATATCCTGGACAAAGCATGGGGAGTACAACCAAATAGCAGACTTAGTTGTCAAGCTAAAGTTATAAATCATGACATAGAAGTTGAAATTCCTATATATACAATAAATCAATTTTAAAATTTCAAACTTATATTGTATAAAAACAAAGATATTTAATAAAATTATTATTAAATACTACTTTAAAAAAGGATTTTTATTATTTTTAAAATAAAAATGTATAGGATTTCCTACTAATTTTAAAGTTTTTATAAAATAATTAGAAAGATATTGTTTGTAATTACTTGAAAGATGATTAAGTTTATTTCCATGAACAATAATTTTTAATGGATTTTGATCACCTAAATGAGCATATTTTAATTTTATTCTAACTCCCCTTATCATAGGAGGTTGATACTTTTCCACAGCTAAATTCATGATTTCTGTCAGTCTTGAAGTATTTAATTTTTTTATAGAGTTCTGAAATATTTTATCAATTAATTCGAAAATTTTCTTTACCCCTAATCCATTAATAGCAGAAATAAAATGAACTACTCCAATTTTCATTATTTTCAAACGTTCTAACGATACGAGCTTTCTCTTATCATATTGAGATATTTTATCGCATTTATTAAATAATATAACTACTCCACAACCACTATCAATAATATAGTTAAATAAAAATAAATCTTGATTAGAGATAACATCTGTAGCGTCTAACATTAATATAACTACATTAGCTAATTTAATAGAATGCAATGATTTTTCAATTGAAAATTTCTCTACATAATTAGAAATTTTATTTTTTCTTCTTATACCAGCTGTATCAATAAAAACATAGTTTTTATTTTCATATGTAATAACATTCCAAATACTATCCCTAGTAGTTCCTGGATAATCATCAACAATCATTCTATTTTCATTCAGAATATTATTAATTAAAGTTGACTTACCTACATTTGGTTTACCGATAACAGCTATCTTGATAAAATTAACATTTTTTTCTAATCGTGTCTTTCCTTTTTCTCTTTCAAAAATACTAAAAAATAAAGATTTTCTTTCATCGTAATTTGAAGTATTTAATTTTAATAAGTTTAAAAAATATTTTTGAATTAAAATTGTTATACCTATCCCATTAGTAGCAGAAACAGCATGAATTTCTGAAAAACCTAAAGAATAAAAATCTACTTTTTCTAATACAGGATCTAATCCATCTATTTTATTAACAATAACTAATACATTTTTT encodes the following:
- the der gene encoding ribosome biogenesis GTPase Der, with amino-acid sequence MDQKILEQVISSIREADLICFVVSARDGLVNEDFNVADIIRTYKKNVLVIVNKIDGLDPVLEKVDFYSLGFSEIHAVSATNGIGITILIQKYFLNLLKLNTSNYDERKSLFFSIFEREKGKTRLEKNVNFIKIAVIGKPNVGKSTLINNILNENRMIVDDYPGTTRDSIWNVITYENKNYVFIDTAGIRRKNKISNYVEKFSIEKSLHSIKLANVVILMLDATDVISNQDLFLFNYIIDSGCGVVILFNKCDKISQYDKRKLVSLERLKIMKIGVVHFISAINGLGVKKIFELIDKIFQNSIKKLNTSRLTEIMNLAVEKYQPPMIRGVRIKLKYAHLGDQNPLKIIVHGNKLNHLSSNYKQYLSNYFIKTLKLVGNPIHFYFKNNKNPFLK
- the hscA gene encoding Fe-S protein assembly chaperone HscA, with product MITIKKINKNSKKNIHNTINDSISFGIDFGTTYSLIATTISKETTIISDEENRILLPSIVNYSHSKPIVGWPAKNMVISDPINTITSIKRLIGHSLEEIKKLYPHLPYHFKKNKNNTVSFIINNHIISTINVSNQIFNKLKKRAVSLFNKEINGVVITVPANFNDIQRQEIKKSAELSGLNVLRLINEPTAAAIAYGLQLKEKGIIAIYDLGGGTFDISILNLDNNIFEVLSTSGSTNLGGDDIDYLLFNYIKNKIIPFQLNDISSEKELLNLAQSIKIQLSSKYYVTAAFKSHNFCITRMEFNNIIQPIISETLIICRNSLKAAKISINNVNFIVLVGGSTYIPAIRQHVTKYFKKSPLFSINPEQVVVVGAAIQANMLTKENKKNNIILLDVIPLSLGIEIMGNMVEKIIFKNTKLPISQTRQFTTFKDKQKSILIHILQGEGNLVHDCQSLSKFVLTEIPEKPAGKIIIIVKFQIDVSGLLTVTAKIKSTKIKKNILVNPIYKLNTL
- the fdx gene encoding ISC system 2Fe-2S type ferredoxin, whose product is MPKITFLPHKILLPKGGTFYAKEGETILEVALKNNINIEHSCNRACVCTTCHCFIKKGYSSLSICQEEEEDILDKAWGVQPNSRLSCQAKVINHDIEVEIPIYTINQF